Below is a genomic region from Gammaproteobacteria bacterium.
TCTAGCTTCATGTCCACAGGATCACCGGCCTGAATCCAGGACACCTCGTTCTCGTAGACATCCGCGATGACCCAGACACGGGTGAGGTCGGCGATCTTGTAGAGTTCGGTCGACGGCGTGACATACTGTCCTTCACGCGCACCGATATTCATGATCACCCCGTCGAAGGGCGAATGAATATGCAGGTTCTTCTTGATCTTGCGTGTGAGCTCCAGTTCGCGGATCTGGTGTTCCGGCACATCCAGCAATTCGAGCCGCTCCCGGGAACTGGCGACCAGGTCTTGCGCCCCCTTGCGGATCTCCGCATACGGGCTTTGCTTGAGCGCATCGAGGCTGTTCAGGGCCAGCAGGTATTCCTGCTGGCTGGTCATCAGTTGAGGGGAATAGATACTGAGCAGGATCGCGTCCTTCTTGATCTGTTCGCCGGTCTTGTCGATATACAGTTCCTCGATCCAGCCTTCGGTCTTGGGATGCAGGCGGGACAGTCGCTCCTCGTCGAAATCGACACGGCCCACGGCACGGATCTGCCGGCTGATTGACTGGCGTTGCGCCACCGCCGTGCGTACGCCGATATTCTGTACGGTCACAGGATCGATCCTGACCGTGCCGGCAGGCTCGGTTTCGTCGCCGGCGTTTTTCCCGGCATACACCGGGACATAGTCCATACCCATCTCGTCCTTGGCCGGCACCGGCGAGGTAATCGCAGGATTCATGGGATTACGGTAGAAAAGGATCTTGGGCTCCTGCTGTTGTTTTTCCTCTTCGGCATAGACCGGGATATAGTCCATGCCCATCTCGTCCTTGGCCGGTACCGAGGAGGTAATCGCCGGATTCATGGGGTTGCGATAGAACAGCACCCTGTTCCCGGCGGTCGTCATTGCCTTATCCCTTTCGCTGGGGACACCCCCACTCCCGAGCCAGGTTGCCGCCCAATAGCCGCCCCCGCTACCCAGCAGGAGGGCAATCAGCACACCGATTAGCGCCTGCTTATTCATGATGGATTACCTCCTCGCCCACGGCAGCCGCGAGGCGTGCCAGCGCCTGGTTGGCCTCACTGAAGGATTTCCAGTACTGGGTCTCGTAGTTATAGAGGGTGACTTGCGCTCGCACCAGGTTCAGGAAATCCACCTTGCTGACCTGGTAACCGGACAGCATGGAGGCGACCGACTGCCGGGCCTGGGGAAGGATGCCAGTCTTGTACAACTGTACCTGTTCATTGGCGCGCTGGTAGTCCGCCAGCGCCGCGGTGATCTCAGCCTGCACCTTGTTCCATTCATCCTGCAGTGCGTATTGCTTCTGCAGGAGTTCGCTGGTGCGCTGGTCCACCGCCCTGTTCTGCTTGCGACCGGCGTAGAGCGGCAGACTCATGCCCAGACGCAGCGAGGCGAAATCGGGGCGCGAACTGCCATCCGGGTTCTCGCCCTGGCGGAATCCATAGGCGGCCCCCAGACTGAAATCGGGATAGCGATCGCGCCGGGCGAATTCCCGCCGGGTCCGGGCCGCCTCGACCTCCTGCCGACGCTGTTCGAGCAACGGCCGGGCGGCCTCGGCTCGCGTGTACAATTGCGCCTCCGGCAGTATCCCTGCCAGCGTTTTATCCACCTGTTCCGGCAACGCCACCGGTGTACTGGCGCTCCGGTCCAGCAGCGCATTGAGGCGCGCGGCCTGCTGACGGCGCATGCCCTGCAGTTCCACCTTGCGGTCGAGCAGCCGGGACAATTCAACCTGCGCCAGCAACACCTCCTGCTGCAGGCCTTCCCCCACCGTGTACTTGGTCTGGGCGATCTGCACGAACTGGCGCAGCAGGTCCTGGTTGCGGGAAACCGTTTCCAGCGCCCGGTCAAGGTAGAAAATATCCCACCATCCCTGTTTCACATTGCGGATAAGGCGCAGCCGGGCTTCATCGACATTGCTGACGGCTGCATCGGCGTCGAATTCAGCGGCGCGCTCCTTCAATGCCAGTTTGCCGGGAAACGGCAGTGCCTGTTCGATCCCGAACAGAAGCTGGGTCATGGGTTCCTGGTCGCGGGAAAACGTGTCAACCGGAAAGTTCAGGGCGGTAAAGCTCACCATGGGATCCGCCAATGAGCCCGCCTGTGACGGGACGGCCGCCATGGCCTCGGCGCGCGCCTGCATTTCCGCAAGCCCCGGATTGCCCTCGATCGCCATTGATATGGCATCCTCCAGTGACAGCAGGTATTCGTTCTCAAGGTGTACCGGGGTTGCCGACAAAACCGGCATCGGTCCCGGGACCAACAACAGGACGGCTATCCACAGGACGGTCCGCCATGCCGGAGTTTCCAGAACAGAACGGCTACCATGCCCAACGATTGTTACCCTATCCACAGCACTGTTGCACATGTGCCGTTCAATACGCCGGGTGAAACCCATGATGGTCTCCCTATCCAGTCAAGATGGTCAGGTCACGACTAATTCTGGCTGCCATAAGCAGCAGCGAAACAGATACGGGCAAATCAGCTGGTGAGAGCGATAGGTAGAATCTCGGGCAGGCGCTTGAGCAAATTAAACCGACCGACCGACCGGTATCGCGATGCCGTACTCCAGAAGTAGACCCCGGATCTGATTGACTGCGCTGTTCGGCGCTCCACGGCCAGGCTGCGCATCCGATGGATCGCCTGAATATCCTGTTGCCCGATCTCCTTGACGGCCACAAAACGCATGTTGGTTCGCTGCACCGCTTCACAGATCGCCTCAGCATCCGCCGCATCGTTCTTGTTGGATTTGACATAGGGCTTGAGGAACTGCGGCGCGATAAGCCTCACCTCATGCCCGTACGACTCAAACAGCCGAGCCCAATAGTGCTCTCCCGCGCACGCCTCCGTCGCAATCGTACACACCGGGAGGGCCACCAGATATTCCTTAGGCGATTGCCGGAAAATGGCATACCAGATTGCGCCGGATTTCCGTTCGTCATCAAGGCGCGACAACAGGCGCATAGTCGATCTATGTAACGGTTGTCGCAACACAGAGGACGGACGAAAAGACAAGCAGGATGGTATGTCATTTGACAGAAATCGCCTTAAGCTTCTGGCGGCTCAACTTCTTGCTGATGACCTTTTGGCCGTTGGCATCCACACCGTATACATGAAAGCTGTTCTTGGCCAAGTCGATGCCCATTACTTTCACTTCTCGATTTTCGGTATGTTTCTTCACGGTTCGCTCCGCTTCATCTGGTTGACTGGAATCGCCAGTCTGGCGCGTTAACGCCGGTTTCGGAAGCGGGGCGGACCATTCCATTATTGGCGCACCGGTTGCTCGGGAAAGACCTCATCGACCAGCAACGCGGCGCGCTCGGCTATGCACCATACGCCGTAGCTCGGGCAGAACCCACGGTATTTCCAGCTGCTATCGCGAATTCACGATAGCAGCTGTTGAACCTATTCATTGTCTGCAGTCGAAGACTATCCGGAGTCGAGGCTAGCAACCCCTGGATTCACGGGCTGTTGGGATGGCTGCACTCCTGATATTTCCTGGCTGGAAAGCCAAGCGAAGAGTCGGTCTTCGATCCGAAAATATCCTCGAAAGGGAGCCGGGGAGTAACGCAAACTCGACGGAGTTCGGTTTTTCGGTCAGCTTGCGTCCGCCCGACGGTGCGCGAATACTTTTACTGGAACCACGCACGGATTCTTACCCCGCGGGGCGTCATCGCTCGGGGACGGAAACTATCTGCGGTAGTAGTGCAGCGACTTTAAGCACCCAGGAGCGCCCGGACTCAACCCTCGTGCGTACCTGAGCCCCAACACCTCCCTTCTCCCCTTCGAGTCCGGATAGTCTTCGACTGCGGACAACAGCTGAACGCGACCAGATGCTCGGCGTGGCAGGTATCGCAACGCACCCGAAGAAAGCCGTGCTCCAGACGGCCGCATCGCAGATAGTCCTCAAACTCCCGTTGCACGTAGTTCGGCAACGGACTGGTCAGAGGTTTCATGAATCAATCGACACAAGCCAATCCCTTGTCCTCTACCTCCGGCTCGGGGTCCTTGTTTCCCCAATCCTGTACCCTCGTGATCTTCGGCGGGGCCGGGGACCTGTCCCGACGAAAACTGCTGCCGGCGATCTACAACCTGGGACTCGACGCCGTGCTGCCGACCAACTTCGCGGTGATGGGCTTCTCGCTGGAAGACCTGAGTGACGACTCCTACCGGGACTTCGCACGTTCGAGGATCGAGGAGTTCTCGCGTCAGACACTGACCGAGGCGCAATGGGCGGACTACGAGCGCACAGTCTTCTATCAGCGCGGGACCTTCGACGACCCGGAAAGCTACCAGGCCCTCAAGCGCCGGCTGGAGGAGGTTGAACCCCTGTGGAACGTCAAACACATCGATCACGTGCAGATCACCGTGGCCGAGCAGGAAGGGGTGGGCACCCGCGCCGGCTACTACGAAGGTGCCGGCGCGCTGCGCGACATGGTGCAGAATCACATCCTGCAACTGCTCTCGCTGATGGCCATGGAGCCACCCTGGAGCATGGACGCCGACGTGATCAGGGACCGCCGGCTCGATGTGCTTCACTGCCTGCGTCCCCTCTCCCGCAGGGTCGTCGAGGACTGCGTGGTGCGCGCCCAGTATGCACCCGGGTACTTCCAGGGTGAGGACGTCCCCGGCTACCGCCGGGAAGCCGGCGTGGCGCCCGATTCGGTCATCGAAACCTACGTCGCCCTCAAGCTTTTCATCGACAACTGGCGCTGGGCGGGCGTGCCGTTCTACATTCGCACCGGCAAGCGCCTTCCCAAGCGGGCCAGCGAGATCGCCGTGCAGTTCAAGCCCGTGCCGCACATCCTGTTCAACACCGACATGAGCCGCCCGCTGGAACCGGACGTCCTGGCGCTCAGCATCCAGCCCAACGAGGGCCTCTCGCTACGCATCGCCACCAAACTGCCGGGACCCCGGGTGCGCATCTACCCAGTGAAGATGGACTTCCGCTACGGCTCCACCTTCGGCGGCCAGTCCCCCGAGGCGTACGAACGCCTGCTGCTGGACGTGATGGCGGGGGATGCGACGCTGTTCATGCGCCGCGATGCCGTCGAGGCGTCCTGGGCCTGGATCCAGACCATACTGGACGAATGGGAGGACAGCCGTGCGCTGGCTGCCGGAATACTCGGCCGGCACCTGGGGTCCCGTGGAGGCGGACCGGCTGATCGCATCCGACCGATTCCAATGGCGGGTGATATGACCGGCCCGACGACACCTGACGTGCAGGACAATGCCCCGGTTCCGGTCAGCGTGCGGGAGATCGAAAGCCAGCTCGACTCCGCCTGGGAGAACATGCAGCGCGAGGCGGTAAAGATCGGCGCGGCCGTGACCCGGGCGAGTATGTCAAACGTCATCATTGTCTGCGACCACCGGGACCAGATCGAGGATCTGACGGAGAGCATCGCACTGCTGGTCGTGCGTCACCCCGCCCGAGTGCTGCTGCTGGCCGCCGGGGCCGATCGAGGCCAACCCGTACTCGCCGAAGTGTACGCCCACTGCCGGCGCCTCGGAGACGGTATCCAGCTGTGCTGCGAACACATTCTCGTTGAGTTCTATGTCGAGGATGTGGACCGGGTCGCCTCCGTGGTCCGGCCCCTGCTCATCGGCGATCTGCCGACCGCACTGTGGTGGGCGGGCGCCGGTACGCCGACATCGACCGGAGCGCTGTTCGACACGCTTGCCGATCTCGGGACGTGTGGACAGCCTGATGGATAACATCCCTGTTACCCACAAGCTGACCACACTCTCTGGCTTCTCGCCCACAGTGTTCACAGGCTCACAACAACAAAATTTTCAACTAAAAGAAGCAGAATATTTACCTGCAGGTGTGCATTTAGTGGGTCCAGTTTCCTGAGCACAAGTGGGTTCGGTTTTCTTAGCGTCGGGGGCTGATGCAATTGGCGACCGAGACCGCGATGCGTCAGGGCGAACTGCTGAGCCTGCGCTGGGAGCACATCGACCTGCACCGTCGCACCGCACACCTGCCGGATACCAAGAACGGCGAGGCGCGGACCGTGCCACTGTCGACGACCGCCGTCGCCGTACTGCGCGACCTGCCCCGCAGCCTGCACGGCAATGTCTTCCCCGGCGTCACCACCGAGGCGGTCAAGCGCTCCTACATGCGCGCAATACGCCGGGCCGGTATCGAGGGCCTCCGCTTCCACGACCTGCGCCACGAGGCCACGGCCCGGCTGTTCGAGAAAGGGCTGAACATCATGGAGGTCGCCAGCATCACCGGACACAAGGACCTACGCATGCTGCGCAGGTATACGCATCTGAAGGCGGAGGATTTGGCGTTGAAGCTGGGGTGAATCGAGTAAGCATCCCCCGGCTCTGCCGGGGGACGGTTACTGTGCCCTCGCCCAATGGTCAGCATTGCCCGAATGAAACATCGTCGGTAGCGGCTGCCGATCCCTCAAAACTTGTTTACTTCATCTGCGAAATGTTGACCAGCATTTTGCGTATTCAGACGAAGGTGCGTCGGAATGACCGGTCACATTCAATCGGAATGGGCGGTCAGCTTGGGTCGGAATACGTACATTTCCCGGCAGAGAATGGAAATGCCGGTTAATGTCTTGTCCAAGTGGGTTGTTTACCAGATCGTCTTTACGTGTTTGTAGGCCTGGATCTTCGCATCGCTGGTGATCAGAACGGTCGATAGGCGTCTAGCCAACGCGACGATCATTCGATCGGCGGGGTCGGGGTGAAATTCACCCGGCAGTCTCACCGATTGAATGGCGACTTCGTTATCTATGGGGACAAAACGAACGCCCTCGATAGCGGTCACGGTATCAATCCAGTCTTTAACATCCATCGTCAAAGTCAGACGACCCTTTTCTACAAGCAAAGCGATCTCCCAGGCGGTTATCGTCGAGATAAACACCTGTCCATCCTCGCCGCTGATCTCCTTCTCAATCGCTTTGCGCGCCCTGTCGGAGAGTTGCTCATCGTCGTTCACCCACCAGATCAACGCGTGGGTGTCCACGACGATCATGTCAGCGCCTCCCAGTCTTGCTCACCCACCGGCTCGGTCGGGTCGAGGTAATCCACGACGCTGCCTCGAAGCAGGTCGAGCGGAGAACGCTCGAGAGAGCGATGTCGGCGCACCTCGATTGTGGGCTTTCCGTGGTCTGTTACCAGAACAGGCTCGCCGGTGGCCTCGACCCGGCGAAGTATCTCCAGGGCCTTTGCCTTGAACTGCGATTTAGAGACTTCGGTTTCCATAATTATGGCCATAGTCATATAACGATAGTCATAATTATAGCGCCTGCGACTGATCTATCAACCGGTCTGGCCGCTCCAGGGGACCGATCGACAGACCGGCCTCGGCTAGGAACGCCGCCCCGACCACGACCGCAGGCGAAAGGCTGCCGCCCCGATCGGGCTCCGTAAAGAAGGCCGCTCTCGCTTACCCCTGGGCTCCGCGGCATTGGGACTTCCTGTCCGGTAGGTCACCCGCTGCAGACCAGGACCTTCGAGACCCGTGCCGAGGCCGAGCAGTGGGCACGCGCCATCGAGGTCGAGATGGACAAAGGCGCGTTCGTCTCACGCGCGGAGGCCGAGTCGACCACCCTCAAGGAACTGCTCGAACGCTACCTCGACGAGGTCACCCCGCTGAAGAAGGGCGCGGAGCCCGAAACCAACCGCCTGCGCCTGATGATGTGCCATCCCCTCGCCCGCCGCTTTGTCGCCGGGGTCAGCGGCGTCGACATCGCCCGCTGGCGCGACGAGCGGTTGCGCAAGGTCACCCCGGCGACCGTGAAACGCGACCCGGTCCTGCTCGGCCATGTCTTTGAGGTGGCGCACAAGGAATGGGGCATACATGTCCATAACCCGGTGCGCGATATCAATCAAGCTGCCGCCCGGCGGACGTCCGCGCGACCGGCGCCTGCAGCCCGGCGAAGCCGCCCGCCTGTTCGCGGCGACGTAGGTAAATCAAGACACTCGCTTAGCACCGTGCTCCCGTGGTGTCGCGCAACCCCGTGAACGGTTACCTGAACTGGTCCACCCCGATGTACCGGGTCGCCTTCGGATACCGTGACCGTGGACTGCGCAACACGGTCAAATACATGTTCCTCAGGTTCCACTTGGTTCGCATCGGTGTCAGCGCCTGCAAGGCCCTGGCTCGTGGGGCACACCACCCTTCGAACCCGATGGGTACTGGGATTCTCGCAAAACATGATCCGGCTTAATTCATCCGTTCGTTGCGCACGCGTTCGTGGTACGGCGGCTTAGGCGATTGCCGGAAAATGGCATACCAGATCGCGCCGGATTTTCGTTCGTCATCAAGGCGTGACAACGGGCGCATAGTCGAACTATGCAGAGGTATCAGACCGCCCGGCACCCGCCGGCCCGAATCACGCGTCTGCGGATCCACACGGGTTCGAACTGGATCGAAGTGGCGCACTCGTAACCAGTACGCGGTGGAGATCCGTGTGCCGCACATCACATTCCGAACATTGATACAGGCGGGGCGTCCCATGTCCATGGGGGGCACAATCCGGGTCTCACCGTACCTTAGAGCACGCACCCGCCTGGCGCTTGTTCAGCGACACCGCAATCCTATAACGAATATTTTACATTAGGTTAGTATTTTTAGTTACTGTTATATCTCTTAATATAAAAAATTTCTGGACGACCCAAGACCATCCATCTTTACCGCTGCCCCCACGCGCGCCGGTCGCTGCGCCAACTCCGCCCCTTGCGGAACATCCTGCTCTCGCTCCCCGGGCGGCTCTCAACAACTTGACCTGCGACACGGTGTCGCATCGGTCGGCAAATAGAATATCAATATACTCTGATGCACGAATTTAGGGGCAACCGGCCGGGAAACCCAAACGGTTCGATTCCGCGATCTACCGTTTGGACAGCTGGCCGCGTCACGGAATGGAATCACGAGTTCATCATATTCAGGGAGTGAGAAAGTGATGAGAACCCCAACGACTACGGGAATGGCGCTCGCAACGGCGCTCACAATCCTCCTGTCCTCAGGCTGCGACGATGGCGGCAACGGGATCGACAATACCCTGACCCCGGCCGGCGACACCCCGAAGGCCGAGACCCGCTCAGCCTCAATCCGTTTCGACGGACGGGTCGGTGACGATGCCTTTGTCTGCGGAACGACCTACGAAGGCGTCGGCACGGGCATCGCCAATGCGTTTCGGGCCAACGACTTCAGGATCTACATCAGCGAACCCGCGCTGGTGAGCGGCACAGGAGAAGAGGTCCCCGTCTCGCTGGAGCAGGACGGCAAATGGCAGTACCGCAACGTCGCGCTGCTGGACTTCGAGAACGGTTGCGACACCGGCACCGCGGAAATGCGCCGCCTCGTCACGGGCACGATCCTTAATGACGAGGACGTTGTGTTCACCGGGATCTGCTTCACGCTCGGTATACCCTTCGAGGAAAACCACCTCGACAACACCCTGCAGCCCTCCCCGCTCAATATCAGCGGCATGTTCTGGAACTGGCAGGGCGGACACAAGTTCGTCCGCCTCGACGGAGTCGGAGATCCCGATGGCGCCGCGGTCGGATATAACGTTCACCTGGGC
It encodes:
- a CDS encoding efflux RND transporter periplasmic adaptor subunit, whose translation is MNKQALIGVLIALLLGSGGGYWAATWLGSGGVPSERDKAMTTAGNRVLFYRNPMNPAITSSVPAKDEMGMDYIPVYAEEEKQQQEPKILFYRNPMNPAITSPVPAKDEMGMDYVPVYAGKNAGDETEPAGTVRIDPVTVQNIGVRTAVAQRQSISRQIRAVGRVDFDEERLSRLHPKTEGWIEELYIDKTGEQIKKDAILLSIYSPQLMTSQQEYLLALNSLDALKQSPYAEIRKGAQDLVASSRERLELLDVPEHQIRELELTRKIKKNLHIHSPFDGVIMNIGAREGQYVTPSTELYKIADLTRVWVIADVYENEVSWIQAGDPVDMKL
- a CDS encoding TolC family protein, whose amino-acid sequence is MPVLSATPVHLENEYLLSLEDAISMAIEGNPGLAEMQARAEAMAAVPSQAGSLADPMVSFTALNFPVDTFSRDQEPMTQLLFGIEQALPFPGKLALKERAAEFDADAAVSNVDEARLRLIRNVKQGWWDIFYLDRALETVSRNQDLLRQFVQIAQTKYTVGEGLQQEVLLAQVELSRLLDRKVELQGMRRQQAARLNALLDRSASTPVALPEQVDKTLAGILPEAQLYTRAEAARPLLEQRRQEVEAARTRREFARRDRYPDFSLGAAYGFRQGENPDGSSRPDFASLRLGMSLPLYAGRKQNRAVDQRTSELLQKQYALQDEWNKVQAEITAALADYQRANEQVQLYKTGILPQARQSVASMLSGYQVSKVDFLNLVRAQVTLYNYETQYWKSFSEANQALARLAAAVGEEVIHHE
- a CDS encoding glucose-6-phosphate dehydrogenase assembly protein OpcA — encoded protein: MSNVIIVCDHRDQIEDLTESIALLVVRHPARVLLLAAGADRGQPVLAEVYAHCRRLGDGIQLCCEHILVEFYVEDVDRVASVVRPLLIGDLPTALWWAGAGTPTSTGALFDTLADLGTCGQPDG
- a CDS encoding type II toxin-antitoxin system VapC family toxin — protein: MIVVDTHALIWWVNDDEQLSDRARKAIEKEISGEDGQVFISTITAWEIALLVEKGRLTLTMDVKDWIDTVTAIEGVRFVPIDNEVAIQSVRLPGEFHPDPADRMIVALARRLSTVLITSDAKIQAYKHVKTIW
- a CDS encoding type II toxin-antitoxin system Phd/YefM family antitoxin gives rise to the protein METEVSKSQFKAKALEILRRVEATGEPVLVTDHGKPTIEVRRHRSLERSPLDLLRGSVVDYLDPTEPVGEQDWEALT
- a CDS encoding metallo-mystery pair system four-Cys motif protein, whose amino-acid sequence is MRTPTTTGMALATALTILLSSGCDDGGNGIDNTLTPAGDTPKAETRSASIRFDGRVGDDAFVCGTTYEGVGTGIANAFRANDFRIYISEPALVSGTGEEVPVSLEQDGKWQYRNVALLDFENGCDTGTAEMRRLVTGTILNDEDVVFTGICFTLGIPFEENHLDNTLQPSPLNISGMFWNWQGGHKFVRLDGVGDPDGAAVGYNVHLGSTGCKADGKTSTPIANCKFQNRPRVCLTGFDADVDTVGAYLDRILEDSDIATNVAGSAPGCMSGNSDPECIEILPKFGLDFVFDDGQNAPQNYPGEDPQRFFGILPR